Sequence from the Cetobacterium sp. ZOR0034 genome:
TCAATCCACGCGCCAATCGGTAAAGCGGATTTCTCTGAAGAAGCATTATTAGAGAACTTTACAGCTTTCATCAACGAAATCGTTAGATTAAAGCCAGCAGCTTCTAAAGGTCAATACTTAAGAACTGTAGCAGTATCTTTAACAATGGGACCAGGAGTTAAAATGGATCCAGTTTTAGTTGCAAAAAATTCATAATTAAAATTTGCAAAAATTTGAATTATGTGTTATACTTATAAAGTTGTAAAAATATAACTTTATAATATAAGTTAAAAAGTTGGATAAATAATTAAATATAGATCCAAACCAAAGACCGTAGGTGACGCAAGTCTTAAATATCCTACCGAGGTTGGAAGAAGGTATTCACTAACCTCATAGTTAGATCATGAACCTCCGTTCCTACCTTGGAGCGGAGGTAATTTTAGAGTAAAAGAGGAGGTGAATCAATAATGGCAACTCAATTAAAAAAAGAGCTTGTAGCTGAATTAGTTGAAAAAATATCTAAGGCTCAATCAATCGTTTTAGTTGACTATCAAGGTCTTAAAGTTAACCAAGAGACTGAGTTAAGAAAACAAATGAGAGAAAATGGAGCAGAATACTTAGTTGCTAAGAACAGACTGTTCAAAATAGCACTAGCTGAGGCTGGTATAGCTGATAAATTTGATGATTTACTAGAAGGGACTACTGCATTTGCATTCGGATATGCTGATCCAGTAACTCCAGCGAAAGTAGTTTATGATGTTGAAGCAGCTCAAGCAAAAGCAAACGCAAAGGCAAAGAAAACTATATTCACTATAAAAGGTGGAGTTTTAACAGGTAAGAGAGTTGAAGCTGCAGAGGTAGTAGCACTAGCTAAATTACCTTCTAGAGAGCAACTTCTTTCTATGGTTCTTAACGGAATGCTTGGACCGGTTAGAAAACTTGCTTACGCAACTGTGGCAATCGCTGAGAAGAAAGAAACAGCTGCTGAGTAATCACCAGTTAATTTTAGAGTATTATTGATTTAAAAAAGAAAAAACATTTAGGAAAATTTAAGGAGGAAACAAAATGGCGTTCAATAGAGAGCAATTTATAGCTGATTTAGAAGCTATGTCAGTATTAGAGTTAAGAGAATTAGTAACAGCTTTAGAGGAGCACTTCGGTGTTACTGCTGCTGCACCAGTAGCTGTAGCTGCTGCTGAGGGACCTGCTGTAGAGGAGAAAACTGAGTTTGATGTAGTTTTAACTGCTGCAGGAGCTAACAAAATAGCTGTAATCAAAGAAGTAAGAGGAATTACTGGATTAGGATTAAAAGAAGCTAAAGAAGTAGTAGATAACGGTGGAACAATAAAAGAGGGAGCTTCTAAAGAAGAAGCTGAAGCTATAAAAGCTAAATTAACTGAAGCTGGAGCTACAGTAGAAGTTAAGTAATAACCCTTACAAAGTTACTCAATAGTAACTAGTTATACTTAAATGAAAAAAATAGGCACTCTAACGGGTGCCTTTTTACTCATTATAATGAAAATTATTAAATAATCTATTAAAAAAAGGAAGTTAATACTTAATCTTTTGAAAATAAAAGCCTTTTATTTTCCAAAGATTAGGTATTGATCACTATATGAAATAGTAAGGAGTGTGAATTGATGGGGAAACTCGTTGAAAGATTGAATTTTGGAAGAATCGAAGAAAGAGGGGCTATGCCTCATTTTTTAGAATTCCAACTGGATTCCTATGAAGATTTTCTACAAGCTAAGGAGGCTCCACTTAACAGAAAAGACAAGGGGCTGGAATCGGCTTTTAGAGAAATATTCCCTGTTGAATCTTCAAATGGAGATATAAAGTTAGAATATGTTTCTTACGAGCTACATGAAGCTGAAGCTCCATTGAATGATGAGCTTGAATGTAAGAAAAGAGGGAAAACTTATTCTGCTTCTTTAAAAGTAAGATTAAGACTTACTAACAAGAAGAGTGGAAATGAAATCCAAGAAACACTTGTTTATTTTGGAGAAGTTCCTTTAATGACAGAAAGAGGAACATTTATAATAAATGGTGCAGAGAGAGTAGTTGTATCACAATTACATAGATCTCCAGGAGTATCATTTAATAAAGAAGTTAACATTCAAACAGGAAAAGACTTGTTCTCTGGAAAAATTATTCCTTATAAAGGGACTTGGCTAGAGTTTGAAACTGATAAAAATGATTTCTTAAGCGTTAAAATCGATAGAAAGAAAAAAGTTTTAGCAACTGTATTCTTAAAAGCTGTTGATTTCTTTGATACAAACGAAGAGATAATGGATGAGTTTTTAGATGAGAAAGAAGTTAATTTATCAGAGTACTATTCGAGATACACAAATAAAGAAGAACTTATTAGTGTTCTTAAAACAAGAATCGAAGGAAGCTTCATAAAAGAGGATATCTTCAATGAAGAGACTGGAGAAGTTTTATTTGAAACTAAACAACTAATAACAGAAGCTGTTATATTTGAATTAGTGGATTCTAAAATTGAGAATATATTAGTTTGGGAAGTAAAACCAGAGGATAAAGTTTTTGCTAATACTATAGTAAATGACACTGGAGATACAAAAGAAGAAGCTGTAACAGAGGTATTTAAGAAATTAAGACCTGGAGATTTAGTGACAATAGATTCGGCTAGATCTTTAATTAAGCAAATGTTCTTCAATCCACAAAGATATGATTTAGAGCCAGTTGGAAGATATAAGATGAACAAGAGATTAAAGCTTGATCTTCCAGAAGATGAGATTCTATTAACTAAAGAAGATGTAATTGCAACAATAAAGTATGTAATTTCATTAAATAATGGAAAAGGTCATACTGATGATATAGATAACTTATCTAATAGAAGAGTTAGAGGAGTTGGAGAACTTCTATTAATGCAAATTAAAGCTGGATTATCTAAGATGGGTAAAATGGTAAAAGAGAAAATGACTATACAAGATGTAGAAACATTAACTCCGCAATCATTATTAAACACTAGACCACTAAACGCATTAGTTTTAGATTTCTTTGGTTCTGGACAATTGTCACAATTCATGGATCAGTCAAACCCATTAGCAGAGTTAACTCATAAGAGAAGAATATCTGCACTTGGACCAGGAGGACTTTCAAGAGAAAGAGCCGGGTTCGAGGTAAGAGACGTTCATGATTCACATTATGGAAGAATTTGTCCAATAGAGACACCAGAAGGACCAAACATCGGTCTTATTGGATCTTTAGCAATATATGCAAAAGTTAATTCATACGGATTTATTGAAACACCATATGTAAAAGTAGAAAATGGAGTTGCAAACTTTGATAACATTCACTACTTAGCAGCAGATGAAGAAGAAGGATTATTCATCGCCCAAGCCGATACAAAGCTTGGAGAAAATGCAGAACTATTAGGTGACGTTGTATGTAGATATGGACATGAAATTGTTCATATACCTGGAGAAAAAGTACATTACTTAGATGTATCACCAAAGCAAGTGGTATCAGTTTCAGCAGGATTAATTCCATTCTTAGAGCACGATGATGCGAATAGAGCACTTATGGGATCGAACATGCAAAGACAAGCGGTACCATTATTAAGAACTGAAGCACCTTTCATAGGAACTGGACTTGAAAGAAAAGTTGCTGTTGATTCAGGAGCAGTAATTTCTGCAAAAGCAAAAGGTAAGATAACTTATGTTGATGCTAAAGAAATTATTATAGAAGATGCTGAAGGAAAAGTTTACAAGCACAGATTACTTAACTTTGAAAGATCAAACCAAGCGATGTGTTTACACCAAACTCCATTAGTAGATTTAGGTCAAGAAGTTGAACTAGGTCAAGTAATAGCTGATGGACCAGCAACAAAAGGTGGAGATTTAGCACTTGGAAGAAACATCTTAATGGCATTTATGCCATGGGAAGGATATAACTACGAGGATGCGATTCTGATATCTGATAGATTAAGAAAAGACGACGTATTTACATCAATCCACATTGAAGAGTACGAAATAGAAGCTAGAAACACTAAATTAGGTGATGAAGAGATTACAAGAGAAATACCAAATGTATCTGAGGAAGCGTTAAAGAATTTAGACTCAAGAGGTATAATTGTTGTAGGATCTGAAGTTGGACCAGGAGATATTTTAGTTGGAAAGACTGCACCAAAAGGTGAATCTGAGCCACCAGCAGAAGAAAAGTTATTAAGAGCTATCTTCGGAGAAAAAGCAAGAGATGTAAGAGATACATCATTAAAAATGCCTCATGGATCTAAAGGAACAGTTGTTGAAGTTCTTGAATTATCAAGAGAAAACGGAGACGAATTAAAGGCTGGAGTAAATAGATCAATAAGAGTATTTATAGCAGAAAAAAGAAAGATAACTGTTGGAGATAAAATGTCAGGAAGACATGGTAACAAAGGTGTTGTTTCTAGAGTTTTACCAGCAGAAGATATGCCATTCTTAGCAGATGGTACTCACTTAGACGTTGTTATCAACCCACTAGGGGTTCCTTCGCGTATGAACATTGGACAGGTTCTAGAGGTTCACTTAGGAATGGCTATGGGTAAATTAAATGGTGGAACTTATTTATCAACTCCAGTATTTGATGGTGCAACAGAAGAGCAAGTAAAAGATTACTTAGAAAAAGCAGGATACCCAAGAAAAGGTAAGGTTACATTATTTGATGGAAGAACTGGAGATAAATTCGATAATCCAGTAACAGTTGGAAGAATGTATATGTTAAAACTTCACCATCTAGTTGAAGATAAGATGCATGCGAGAGCAATTGGACCATACTCATTAGTAACACAACAACCTCTTGGAGGAAAAGCACAATTCGGAGGACAAAGACTTGGAGAGATGGAAGTTTGGGCTTTAGAAGCATATGGAGCTTCAAATATCCTTCAAGAAATGTTAACGGTTAAGTCTGACGATGTAACAGGTAGAACAAAAACTTATGAAGCGATTGTAAAAGGTGAAGAGATGCCAGAGGCAGATTTACCAGAGTCATTTAAGGTTCTATTAAAAGAGTTCCAAGCGTTAGCACTAGACGTAGAACTTTTTGATGCTAATAACGAGTTAATTAACGTTAACGAAGAGTTAGGAAAAGACGAAACAATAGTTGAGTTTTCTTTATCTGACCAAATAAACTAATTTAAGTTAAAATTGAATATGATGATAGATGAAAGCTTTATCTCATTTAAGGAGGCTTTGTATTTAATATGGGAATTAAAAGTTTTGAGAAGATTAGAATTAAACTAGCTTCTCCAGAGAAGATAGAAGATTGGTCGTACGGAGAAGTTACGAAACCAGAAACAATAAACTACAGAACATTAAATCCAGAAATGGATGGATTATTCTGTGAGAGAATATTCGGACCATCGAAAGATTGGGAATGTTCTTGTGGAAAATATAAGAGAATGAGATATAAAGGACTAGTTTGTGAGAAATGTGGAGTTGAAGTAACTAAGTCTAAAGTAAGAAGAGAGAGAATGGGGCATATAGCATTAGCTGCCCCTGTAGCTCACATCTGGTATTCTAAAGGAACACCAAATAAGATGTCTCTTATTTTAGGGATTTCTCCAAAAGAGTTAGAATCTGTTCTATACTTTGCTAGATACATTGTAACTGCTAGTGAAGAACCAACATTAAAAATTGGTAAAATTATAACTGAAAAAGAGTACAAGCTATATAAGCAAATGTACGGAAGACAGTTTGAAGCAAAGATGGGTGCTGAAGCAATTTTAAAGTTATTAGAAATGATAAATTTAGAAGAGTTAAGAGTAGAGTTAGAAAAAGAACTTGAAGATGTAAATTCAGCTCAAAAAAGAAAGAAATTAGTAAAAAGATTAAAAATAACAAGAGACTTTATAGCATCTGGTAACTTACCACAATGGATGATATTAAAGAATGTTCCAGTTATACCAGCTGATTTAAGACCAATGGTACAATTAGATGGTGGAAGATTTGCTACTTCTGACTTAAACGATCTTTATAGAAGAGTTATCAACAGAAATAACAGATTAAAGAGACTTTTAGAAATAAAAGCTCCAGAAATCGTAGTTAAAAATGAAAAGAGAATGCTTCAAGAAGCAGTAGATGCTCTTATTGATAACGGAAGAAGAGGAAAACCAGTTGTTGCACAAAATAACAGAGAGTTAAAATCACTTTCTGATATGCTAAAAGGAAAGCAAGGAAGATTCAGACAAAACCTTCTTGGAAAAAGAGTAGATTACTCTGCAAGATCGGTTATTGTTGTAGGACCTTCTTTAAAAATGCACCAATGTGGAATTCCTAAAAAGATGGCTTTAGAGCTTTACAAGCCTTTCATAATGAGAGAGTTAGTAAAGAGAGAGTTAGCATCTAACATAAAAACAGCTAAAAAATTAGTTGAAGATGCAGACGATAAAGTATGGGATGTAATTGAGGATGTAATCCAAGATCATCCAGTTCTATTAAATAGAGCTCCGACTCTACATAGACTGTCAATCCAAGCTTTTGAGCCTGTATTAATAGAAGGAAAAGCAATAAGACTGCATCCTCTAGTATGTTCTGCATTTAATGCCGACTTCGATGGAGACCAAATGGCAGTTCACTTAATGTTATCACCTGAAGCTATAATGGAAGCAAAACTTCTTATGTTAGCTCCAAACAACATCATATCTCCATCAAATGGAGAGCCAATAGCTGTACCTTCTCAAGATATGGTTATGGGATGTTTCTATATGACAAAAGATAGACCTGGAGCAAAAGGAGAAGGAAAAGCATTCTCTAATAAAGAGCAAGTTTTAACAGCTTATGACAGAGGAATCTTAGATACTCACGCTGTAGTAAATGTTAGAATTAATGGTGAAATGGTAAAAACTACTCCAGGAAGAATCATGTTCAATGAAATGCTACCTGAAGTTAATAAGCAATATGATGTAACATTCGGAAAATCTCAATTAAAGAAACTTATCGGTAAATTATATGAGATGCATGGATTTACAAAAACAGCTGAATTAATCAATGATATTAAAAACTTCGGATATCACTATGCAACATTCGCTGGGGTATCAGTAGGAATAGAAGATCTTGAAATTCCAGAAACTAAAAAATCAATTTTAGAAGAAGCAGATCAAAAAGTTGCTGAAATTGAAGCTGATTATAAAGCTGGAAAGATAATCAACGAAGAGAGATACAGAAAAACAGTAGCTCTTTGGTCAGAAACAACAGCAAAAGTTACAGACGCAATGATGAGCGGACTAGATCAGTTTAACCCAGTTTACATGATGGCGAACTCTGGAGCCAGAGGATCGATCGCACAGATGAGACAACTAGCGGCAATGAGAGGAAACATGGCCGATACGCAAGGAAGAATCATCGAGGTACCAATTAAAGCCAACTTCAGAGAAGGTCTAACAGTACTAGAATTCTTCATGTCATCACATGGAGCTAGAAAAGGTCTAGCAGATACGGCACTGAGAACTGCCGATTCAGGATATCTAACAAGAAGACTTGTTGATATATCGCATGAAGTTATTGTTAACTCAATCGATTGTGGAACTCATGAAGGAATTGAAGTAGCAGAGCTAGTTTCAGATGGTCAAGTAATTGAAAAATTATCTGAGAGATTAGTAGGAAGAGTACCTGCTGAAGATGTAATCTTCGAAGGTGAAGTAATAGCTAGAAGAAACGAGATGTTCACAAAAGAGCAAATCGCTAGAATTACAGAATTAGAAATAAAGAAAATAAAAATTAGATCTCCATTAACTTGTAGCCTTGAAAAAGGTGTTTGTCAAAAATGTTATGGAATGGATCTAGCTAACCATAAAGAAATCCTACTAGGAGAAGCGGTTGGAGTTATAGCAGCTCAATCAATCGGGGAACCTGGTACACAGCTTACAATGAGAACGTTCCATACAGGAGGAGTTGCGACAGCAACTGCAGCTGCGACAAGTATTAAAGCTGAAAATACAGGAAAAGTTGTATTTAAAGAGATTAAAATTCTAGAAAACCAAGAAACTCAAGAGAAAATTGTAGTTTCTCAATCAGCTAAAATTTTAATTGGAAACTATGACTATGAAATCGCATCAGGATCTATATTAAAAGTTGAGGAAGGTCAAGAAGTTAAACCAGGAGATATTCTAGTTACTTTCGATCCTTACCACATCCCTATTATAGCTAACCAAGATGGAAGAATAGAATATAGAGAGCTATATGTAAAAGAAAACTTCGATGAGAAGTATAACGTTACAGAATATATGGCTATAAAAACTGTAGAATCGGGAGATTCAAACCCAAGAGTAGTTATCTTTGATGAGGAAGGAAACGCAAAAGAAAGTTACTCAATACCATTTGGAGCATACTTAATGGTAAGAGAGGGAGAATCAGTAAGAACAGGACAAATCATAGCTAAGATCATAAAAGAAGGAGAAGGAACGAAAGATATCACTGGAGGTCTTCCGAGAATTCAAGAGCTATTCGAAGCTAGAAATCCTAAAGGAAAAGCTATCTTATCAGAGATAGAAGGAAAAGTAGAAGTTACAGGTAGAAAGAAGAAAGGTATGAGAGTAATAATCATAAGATCTACTTCAGATACTGAAAACTTCAAAGAATACTTAGCACCAGTTGGAGAACATTTAGTTGTAACAGATGGAATGTTAATAAAAGCTGGGGATAAGATTACAGATGGAGCTATATCACCATTTGACGTTTTAAACATCAAAGGATTAGTTGCAGCAGAGCAGTTCATACTAGAATCTGTACAACAAGTATATAGAGACCAAGGAGTTACTGTAAACGATAAACATATAGAAATTATCGTTAAGCAGATGTTCAAGAAAGTAAGAATAGTAGAATCGGGAGCTTCATTATTCCTAGAAGACGAGGTTGTAGAGAAGAGAGTTGTTGAATTAGAAAACAACAAGTTAAGAGCAGAAGGAAAAGCAGAAATCAAATATGAGCCTGTTATCCAAGGTATTACAAAAGCCGCTGTTAACACAGGAAGTTTCATATCAGCAGCATCGTTCCAAGAAACTACGAAAGTACTTTCAAATGCAGCAATAGAAGGTAAAGAAGACTACTTAGAGGGACTAAAAGAAAACGTAATTATAGGTAAGAAGATACCAGCAGGTACTGGATATAAAGCTTATAAGAACATAGTTCCAGTTGAGATAGAGGACTAATAAAATAGGCGACTTTGTCGCCTATTTTAGCATTTTATTTATGAGAGGTTGATGTTATGAGAAGTATGACAGGTTATTCAAAAGAATATTTTGAAAACGAAAAATATTCAATATCTTTAGAAATAAAGAGTGTAAATAATAAGAACTTAAATTTAAAAATAAAATCACCTCATATGCTAAATTTTTTGGAAAATAAAATCAGAACAGAGGTTGCTTCTAAAGTTACAAGAGGAAGTATAGATTTAAAAATTGAATTTCATGATAAGAGAGAAGTTGATAATCTTTTTGAATATGATAAAAATATGACAGCTTCTTATTTGAAAGTTTTAAATGCTATAGAGAATGAATATAACGAAAAGTTTAGTAACAAACTTGATTTACTAGTTAAGAATTTAAATGTCATTAGAAGAAATGATTTAGAGATAGATGAAAAAGAATATGAACAATTTGTGATAAGTAATTTACATGTACTTTTAGATTCATTTATTGAAATGAAAGAGTCTGAAGGAATGAGAATGAAGAGATATTTCCTAGAATGTATTGAGATTATAGAAAAAAATGTTTCTATAATAAAATCATTAAAAGAAAATATTGTTACAAATTATAAAGAGAAGCTATTAGAAAGATTATCTAAAGTAACAGATATAGAATTTAATGACGAGATGTTATTGAGAGAAGTTTTGTTATTTACAGATAAATCTGATATTTCAGAAGAGGTTTCTAGATTAGAAAGTCATCTTTGTCAATTAAAAATAGAGTTAAATTCTATAAATACAGGTATAGGAAAGAAAATTGATTTTATTCTTCAAGAGATTTTTAGAGAATTAAATACGTCTGGGGTAAAATGTAATTTGTATGATATTTCAAAACTTATTGTAGAATGTAAAAATGAAATTGAAAAAATTAGAGAACAAGCTCTAAATATAGAATAAAGGAGAATGCAAATGAAAAAGGGAGAACTATTTATTGTTTCTGGTCCTAGTGGTGCTGGAAAATCGACAATATGTAGAATAGTTAGAAAACAGTTAGGTATAAATTTAGCAACTTCAGCTACGACTCGTGCTCCAAGAGAAGGGGAATTACACGGAA
This genomic interval carries:
- the rplJ gene encoding 50S ribosomal protein L10, whose translation is MATQLKKELVAELVEKISKAQSIVLVDYQGLKVNQETELRKQMRENGAEYLVAKNRLFKIALAEAGIADKFDDLLEGTTAFAFGYADPVTPAKVVYDVEAAQAKANAKAKKTIFTIKGGVLTGKRVEAAEVVALAKLPSREQLLSMVLNGMLGPVRKLAYATVAIAEKKETAAE
- the rplL gene encoding 50S ribosomal protein L7/L12, which produces MAFNREQFIADLEAMSVLELRELVTALEEHFGVTAAAPVAVAAAEGPAVEEKTEFDVVLTAAGANKIAVIKEVRGITGLGLKEAKEVVDNGGTIKEGASKEEAEAIKAKLTEAGATVEVK
- the rpoB gene encoding DNA-directed RNA polymerase subunit beta, with translation MGKLVERLNFGRIEERGAMPHFLEFQLDSYEDFLQAKEAPLNRKDKGLESAFREIFPVESSNGDIKLEYVSYELHEAEAPLNDELECKKRGKTYSASLKVRLRLTNKKSGNEIQETLVYFGEVPLMTERGTFIINGAERVVVSQLHRSPGVSFNKEVNIQTGKDLFSGKIIPYKGTWLEFETDKNDFLSVKIDRKKKVLATVFLKAVDFFDTNEEIMDEFLDEKEVNLSEYYSRYTNKEELISVLKTRIEGSFIKEDIFNEETGEVLFETKQLITEAVIFELVDSKIENILVWEVKPEDKVFANTIVNDTGDTKEEAVTEVFKKLRPGDLVTIDSARSLIKQMFFNPQRYDLEPVGRYKMNKRLKLDLPEDEILLTKEDVIATIKYVISLNNGKGHTDDIDNLSNRRVRGVGELLLMQIKAGLSKMGKMVKEKMTIQDVETLTPQSLLNTRPLNALVLDFFGSGQLSQFMDQSNPLAELTHKRRISALGPGGLSRERAGFEVRDVHDSHYGRICPIETPEGPNIGLIGSLAIYAKVNSYGFIETPYVKVENGVANFDNIHYLAADEEEGLFIAQADTKLGENAELLGDVVCRYGHEIVHIPGEKVHYLDVSPKQVVSVSAGLIPFLEHDDANRALMGSNMQRQAVPLLRTEAPFIGTGLERKVAVDSGAVISAKAKGKITYVDAKEIIIEDAEGKVYKHRLLNFERSNQAMCLHQTPLVDLGQEVELGQVIADGPATKGGDLALGRNILMAFMPWEGYNYEDAILISDRLRKDDVFTSIHIEEYEIEARNTKLGDEEITREIPNVSEEALKNLDSRGIIVVGSEVGPGDILVGKTAPKGESEPPAEEKLLRAIFGEKARDVRDTSLKMPHGSKGTVVEVLELSRENGDELKAGVNRSIRVFIAEKRKITVGDKMSGRHGNKGVVSRVLPAEDMPFLADGTHLDVVINPLGVPSRMNIGQVLEVHLGMAMGKLNGGTYLSTPVFDGATEEQVKDYLEKAGYPRKGKVTLFDGRTGDKFDNPVTVGRMYMLKLHHLVEDKMHARAIGPYSLVTQQPLGGKAQFGGQRLGEMEVWALEAYGASNILQEMLTVKSDDVTGRTKTYEAIVKGEEMPEADLPESFKVLLKEFQALALDVELFDANNELINVNEELGKDETIVEFSLSDQIN
- the rpoC gene encoding DNA-directed RNA polymerase subunit beta', which translates into the protein MGIKSFEKIRIKLASPEKIEDWSYGEVTKPETINYRTLNPEMDGLFCERIFGPSKDWECSCGKYKRMRYKGLVCEKCGVEVTKSKVRRERMGHIALAAPVAHIWYSKGTPNKMSLILGISPKELESVLYFARYIVTASEEPTLKIGKIITEKEYKLYKQMYGRQFEAKMGAEAILKLLEMINLEELRVELEKELEDVNSAQKRKKLVKRLKITRDFIASGNLPQWMILKNVPVIPADLRPMVQLDGGRFATSDLNDLYRRVINRNNRLKRLLEIKAPEIVVKNEKRMLQEAVDALIDNGRRGKPVVAQNNRELKSLSDMLKGKQGRFRQNLLGKRVDYSARSVIVVGPSLKMHQCGIPKKMALELYKPFIMRELVKRELASNIKTAKKLVEDADDKVWDVIEDVIQDHPVLLNRAPTLHRLSIQAFEPVLIEGKAIRLHPLVCSAFNADFDGDQMAVHLMLSPEAIMEAKLLMLAPNNIISPSNGEPIAVPSQDMVMGCFYMTKDRPGAKGEGKAFSNKEQVLTAYDRGILDTHAVVNVRINGEMVKTTPGRIMFNEMLPEVNKQYDVTFGKSQLKKLIGKLYEMHGFTKTAELINDIKNFGYHYATFAGVSVGIEDLEIPETKKSILEEADQKVAEIEADYKAGKIINEERYRKTVALWSETTAKVTDAMMSGLDQFNPVYMMANSGARGSIAQMRQLAAMRGNMADTQGRIIEVPIKANFREGLTVLEFFMSSHGARKGLADTALRTADSGYLTRRLVDISHEVIVNSIDCGTHEGIEVAELVSDGQVIEKLSERLVGRVPAEDVIFEGEVIARRNEMFTKEQIARITELEIKKIKIRSPLTCSLEKGVCQKCYGMDLANHKEILLGEAVGVIAAQSIGEPGTQLTMRTFHTGGVATATAAATSIKAENTGKVVFKEIKILENQETQEKIVVSQSAKILIGNYDYEIASGSILKVEEGQEVKPGDILVTFDPYHIPIIANQDGRIEYRELYVKENFDEKYNVTEYMAIKTVESGDSNPRVVIFDEEGNAKESYSIPFGAYLMVREGESVRTGQIIAKIIKEGEGTKDITGGLPRIQELFEARNPKGKAILSEIEGKVEVTGRKKKGMRVIIIRSTSDTENFKEYLAPVGEHLVVTDGMLIKAGDKITDGAISPFDVLNIKGLVAAEQFILESVQQVYRDQGVTVNDKHIEIIVKQMFKKVRIVESGASLFLEDEVVEKRVVELENNKLRAEGKAEIKYEPVIQGITKAAVNTGSFISAASFQETTKVLSNAAIEGKEDYLEGLKENVIIGKKIPAGTGYKAYKNIVPVEIED
- a CDS encoding YicC/YloC family endoribonuclease, whose product is MRSMTGYSKEYFENEKYSISLEIKSVNNKNLNLKIKSPHMLNFLENKIRTEVASKVTRGSIDLKIEFHDKREVDNLFEYDKNMTASYLKVLNAIENEYNEKFSNKLDLLVKNLNVIRRNDLEIDEKEYEQFVISNLHVLLDSFIEMKESEGMRMKRYFLECIEIIEKNVSIIKSLKENIVTNYKEKLLERLSKVTDIEFNDEMLLREVLLFTDKSDISEEVSRLESHLCQLKIELNSINTGIGKKIDFILQEIFRELNTSGVKCNLYDISKLIVECKNEIEKIREQALNIE